The genomic DNA ATACATCTGGTTCAACAGGGAATCCAAAGGGAACGATGTTAGCACATAGAGGCGTTGTTAATCTGTACATTTGGATGCAAAAGCAATATGAATTGACAGAAGAGGATGTATTTGCCCAATTTCCTTCCTTTAGTTTCGATGCTTCTGTATGGGAGTCATTTGCTTCTTTATTCTGTGGAGGAAATTTGTATGTATTATTAGAGGAAGAGCGATTGTCTGTAGAAGCATTTGCACATGCAATCTATAAAGTGAAAGCAACTTCGATCTTGGCATTAGCAACAATTTTTGTTCGACAAGTAGCAACTTATTTAGCAGAAGAAGATATATATAAGCTAGCTTCCCTAAAAAGAATTGCGATTGGCGGTGAAATGTTGCCTGTAGAGGTTATTAAATTGTGGAGAGAAAGAATAGGTACAAATGTTGAAATTCATAATGTATACGGACCGACAGAATGTACAGTAGTGACGACAACTTATAAAATACCTAGTCAGTTAAATGAGGATGTTGCGAGTATTCCCATTGGTAAACCATGTTCTAATTATCAAGTTATGATTTTGGATGAGAATATGAATCTTTGTCCAATTGGTGTACCTGGTGAATTATATATAGATTCAGTAGGATTAGCAAAAGGGTATTTTAATAAACCTAATAAAACAATTGAAGCTTTTATTCCGAACCCTTTTAATCCTATAGTTAGTATATATAAAACAGGTGATATTGTTAAGTTGCTAGAGGATGGAAATATAGAGTTTTTACATCGGAAAGATGATCAAGTAAAAATTAGAGGACATCGTATTGAACTAGGAGAAATCCAAAGTAAAATTTCTCAAAATCATAATATAAAAGAAAATGCTGTTTTTGCTAAGAAGAGTAAGGAAGGTAGCCAATATTTAATCGCGTTCTATACAACTTTAAATAAAAAAGAAATACCAGAATTAGTTTATCAGTTACAAGAGCAATTACCAGATTATATGGTGCCATCTAAACTAATTTATATTAATGAATTACCACTTACACCTAATAAAAAGATTGATGTTAAGAAGTTAGCTCAGTTAGAAGAAAAGTATGAACCGGTTCGTCTACAAGAATATGTTGCACCTTCTAATAAAGCAGAAAAACAAATAGCGAACGCTTGGGCGGAAGTATTAGGAATTTCAAAAGTTGGAGTGCATGATGATTTCTTTACAATTGGTGGACATTCATTGAAAGTATTACGAGTCTTAACATTGTTAAAAGAAGATTTCTCACATTTAACAATTCAAGATTTCTTTAAAGAAAGAACGATATATGGATTAGCTCGAATTGAGCGAGAAGTAAAAGTAGAGAAAGAAGAAGTATTTCGTGAATATAAAGTGATTCACGAACCGGATACTATTACGTATGCAAACGTTTTGGAAGAAACCCAGATTTCAAATGTCTTTTTAACAGGAGCTACTGGTTATTTAGGATCACACATATTATATGAATTGCTGAGAGATACATCTGCTACTATTTATTGTTTAGTAAGACCAACCAAAGATGTGCAGCAAAGAATTATAGATACATTAACAGGCTACTTTAGTGATATATGTGAAGAATGGTTACAGCGTATACAGGCCGTAGCTGGTGATCTGGGGGAAGAGTATCTTGGGATGAGCGAAGAAGAATTTATGTTCATCAGTTCTAAGATGGATACGATAATTCATTGCGGTGCAGATGTAAGACATTTTGGAGATGTAAAACAATTTGAAAATATAAATGTCCAAGGAACTAGCCGTATGCTAGCATTAGCGGAGAAAGGTGCTACATTCCATTTTATTTCTACAATTGGTATCCCGTTAGAATTAGCGGTAGATCAATGGGATACATACATGAAAACTGGTGATTTTAATTACAGTGTAGACTTAGAGAATGTATATTCAAATAGTAAACTACAAGCGGAAAACATTGTTCGTGAAGCAATGAAAAATGGTTTGCGCGGAAATATTTATCGTGCAGGTAATTTAGCATGTCATTCAGAAACAGGTTCGTTCCAACAAAATATTGAAGGAAACGCATTTTATCGTCTTATTAAAACAATGCTATTAATTGGAAAAGCACCAAATGTGAAGTGGAAAGTTGATTTCACACCAATTGATTTTGCTAGTAAATCAATTGTAACGTATGTACAAGATTCACAAATAGATGGAGAAACATTGCACATCTGTCATCCACATCAAATTGAGTTTGAACAATTTATACAGCTAATTGGAGAGTGTGGATACAATCTTGAACTGGTTACACTTTCAGAATATGAAAATGCCGGACTTGAATTAGCAAAGGGAAATGAAGTAATAGCAGAGTTAATTGCTTCTCAAGTTGCAGGAGATGGAGCGCAGCAATCTGAAATTGTAATGGGTACGCGTAGAACGAATGAATGGATTAAGAAAAAAGAATTGAAAGTACCAGCAATTAATAAAGAATTTATACAGCAGTTATTAGCTCATGGTGAAAAAGTTGGTTATTTTCCAAAAATAATGAAATGATTATGCATGCTTTTGTTTGTTCAATAAAATAAATCATGCTACAATGAAAACGAATTAAGGACCGGGGAGCCAATTGGCTGAGAGGATGTAAGTAAACATCGACCCTCAACCTGATCTGGATAATGCCAGCGTAGGGAGTTACTTAAAGTGATGTAGCATATGTTATTCTATAATAACTTGCATACAAGGCTTTCCTACGCAGTAGGAAAGCCTTTTCTTATTTTTGAAATTTAATTTTATAAGGGGGATTTTATTATGTCACAACAAGTTACAATGTCATTTTCAGTAGTACCACAAGCGAAAACGAAAGATGTATATTCTGTTGTCGATAAAGCAATTGAAGTTGTGCAACAATCGGGAGTTCGTTATGAAGTAGGGGCAATGGAAACAACTTTGGAAGGAGAATTAGATGTACTTCTTGATGTCGTTAAACGTGCACAACAAGCTTGCGTCGATGCTGGAGCAGAAGAAGTGATTACTTCTATTAAAATCCATTATCGTCCAAGCACTGGTGTAACGATAGATGAAAAGGTTTGGAAGTACCGTGATGAATATGCAAAACCAGAAGCAATCTAAACTTATTACAACTATTTGGCTTATCCTTCTCATTGCGATATGGGAAGGATCTGTTTCATTATTTAAAATCGAACCGTGGATTTTACCAAAGCCTTCTGCCATTGTTCAAGAATTAATTGGGATGAAAGATTTACTATTACCAAATACGATGCAAACACTGCAGGAAGTTATAATTGGACTATTCTTTGCAATTTTATTGGGGACGAGCATCGCAATTATTATGGACGTTATACCGTTATTTCGTATTTTAATAAATCCATTGCTCGTTATTTCGCAAACAATTCCAATTGTTGTACTTGCACCACTATTTATTATTTGGTTTGGATATGGGATGTTGCCGAAAGTAATGGTCGTAATACTCGTTTGTTTCTTCCCAATTGCGCTTAGTATTTTAGAAGGTTTTCAAACAGTAGATAAAAACATGTTGAAGCTGTTACAAACAATGAAGGCGACGAAATGGCAAGTTTACCAGAAAGTAAAATTTCCAGCAGTGCTTCCATACTTTTTCTCAGGCTTAAAAATTGCAGTTACATATAGCGTAATGGGGGCAATTATCGGAGAATGGCTCGGTGCAAGTGAAGGATTAGGCGTTATGCTTACGAGGGCTACAAAATCATTTTTGACTGCTCGAGTATTTGGTGTTGCAGCAATCATCGTTATGGTGACATTGTGCCTGTATTTTATCGTAGAGTTTATGGCAAGAATAACAGCACCATGGATATATAGAAAGGACGGCAGAAAATGAAAAAAGGTTTGAAAGTTATGTTAGCTGCCTTATTAGCGGTAGGTGTGGCTGGATGTAATCCGGCGAAGAAAGAAGAAAGTGCAAGTAAAGATCAAAAAGTAAAAGTAGTATTAGATTGGTTTCCAAATACGAATCATACTGGCTTATATGTAGCACAAACGAAAGATTATTACAAAAAGCAAGGATTAGATGTAGAAATTATTCAACCGGGTGACAATGTAACAGCAGAGCAAATGATAGCATCAGGAAAAGCAGACTTCGCAATAAGCGCACAAGAAAATGTAACATTAGCTCGTGTGGAAGGAATTCCTGTTGTATCTGTAGGAGCGATTATTCAGCATAACACTTCAGCGTTTGCATCGCTTAAGAAAGATAATATGACGTCACCGAAAGA from Bacillus cereus G9842 includes the following:
- a CDS encoding ABC transporter permease encodes the protein MNMQNQKQSKLITTIWLILLIAIWEGSVSLFKIEPWILPKPSAIVQELIGMKDLLLPNTMQTLQEVIIGLFFAILLGTSIAIIMDVIPLFRILINPLLVISQTIPIVVLAPLFIIWFGYGMLPKVMVVILVCFFPIALSILEGFQTVDKNMLKLLQTMKATKWQVYQKVKFPAVLPYFFSGLKIAVTYSVMGAIIGEWLGASEGLGVMLTRATKSFLTARVFGVAAIIVMVTLCLYFIVEFMARITAPWIYRKDGRK
- a CDS encoding MTH1187 family thiamine-binding protein, with protein sequence MSQQVTMSFSVVPQAKTKDVYSVVDKAIEVVQQSGVRYEVGAMETTLEGELDVLLDVVKRAQQACVDAGAEEVITSIKIHYRPSTGVTIDEKVWKYRDEYAKPEAI
- a CDS encoding non-ribosomal peptide synthetase; translated protein: MKLAISYNEMVKEFLGKVEGSIKIPKDVQGTEFGVKRKTELFPNLTHIVDLIGATATWLYHISKEKHIVVLYHVRGSLFPITIEISNFLSYESLNLQIEEQLEQIKEMNEEEIEEFQNGNTLYEMSPIIIGETYYELQDTNTLQFVFSKNMQSVEIIFNSVNWKETTITRYAQQIQGVLINTLKNNNNYINDFNVITEAEMALYSQVNDTTAVYPEKSIVDMFYNTVTQFPNRIALSSREGTLTYEELNKKSNQIAHMLIKNGVQLGDYVGIFMKRSIDTVVSMVAILKAGAAYIPIDPDYPESRIQYIIQDSQAKVILMKETPITCDGVQTVSMYDSETCEDIDVKLSIHCDDVAYMIYTSGSTGNPKGTMLAHRGVVNLYIWMQKQYELTEEDVFAQFPSFSFDASVWESFASLFCGGNLYVLLEEERLSVEAFAHAIYKVKATSILALATIFVRQVATYLAEEDIYKLASLKRIAIGGEMLPVEVIKLWRERIGTNVEIHNVYGPTECTVVTTTYKIPSQLNEDVASIPIGKPCSNYQVMILDENMNLCPIGVPGELYIDSVGLAKGYFNKPNKTIEAFIPNPFNPIVSIYKTGDIVKLLEDGNIEFLHRKDDQVKIRGHRIELGEIQSKISQNHNIKENAVFAKKSKEGSQYLIAFYTTLNKKEIPELVYQLQEQLPDYMVPSKLIYINELPLTPNKKIDVKKLAQLEEKYEPVRLQEYVAPSNKAEKQIANAWAEVLGISKVGVHDDFFTIGGHSLKVLRVLTLLKEDFSHLTIQDFFKERTIYGLARIEREVKVEKEEVFREYKVIHEPDTITYANVLEETQISNVFLTGATGYLGSHILYELLRDTSATIYCLVRPTKDVQQRIIDTLTGYFSDICEEWLQRIQAVAGDLGEEYLGMSEEEFMFISSKMDTIIHCGADVRHFGDVKQFENINVQGTSRMLALAEKGATFHFISTIGIPLELAVDQWDTYMKTGDFNYSVDLENVYSNSKLQAENIVREAMKNGLRGNIYRAGNLACHSETGSFQQNIEGNAFYRLIKTMLLIGKAPNVKWKVDFTPIDFASKSIVTYVQDSQIDGETLHICHPHQIEFEQFIQLIGECGYNLELVTLSEYENAGLELAKGNEVIAELIASQVAGDGAQQSEIVMGTRRTNEWIKKKELKVPAINKEFIQQLLAHGEKVGYFPKIMK